The DNA segment aatattttatatcaactggaattcttttaatttaagaaaaGTTTTGATGTCTATTTTTAGTACAACGGTGAGACACATGTAATGTAAGCTATCAtatttcgtctttaactgcatatcggcagtttgcatttaccgctacattgaccaatcacatactttatCTTGACTAGTAGCGCCACCtatcgcgtcatatccggggccaaaagataataaacggctatgccgaaacAGAATCATAAATGGTACGATGTTATAGGACTTTAGTTTGTCATCGGAAAACATTGCAGTCTTAAAAAGATACTTATACGTATGATAATTGATCACGTATGCGAGCTATGACAACATTGGTGAAAAAATAGCGTTTTATCTATAAAATTGTTATACTGCATGAAgtaatattacatacaatattgttaTCATGATATAGCTGCTGGTATACCCGTGGTCATAGATTAGTAAAGTCCGTGTTATAAATGAACTGTGTATAATATTATCATGTCTGTTCATCTCAACACAGAAGTCTGCTGATATAGTTCTAATgcaattatcattatattacttTGAATTTAAGCAGTAAATAGTGATTTCATTCAATCACGACAATTTAGTTTTTAAtacatatagtttatataatgcTCTTTCTCTTAATGCATTATCGTTTTTGTTTCGAATATAtaaagtaataataataaaaaatacaatcCAGAAAGCTCTCAAAGTATGTTAAAGCGCTAGTGATTTTCTGGTttggtaaattacatacgatcatatatagacatagaacatggaacagttgcacaaatatagtaggtataaacaacaataaatagcGTTATGTTGTGAAAACGAACCCCTCGGCCGATAATAAATTCGcagactacatgtataattaataagaaaatattttacacttgtatgtggtgtacagatggtaaaagtaaatgaataaataaataaataatataactaaaaggtttacatatatgtgtgtgtgtgttagggAGGGGTGTGTGGAGGaggatgtgtgtgtgtgtgtgtgtgtgtgtaggggggggggggttcttggggtgtgtgtgtgggttGAGGTGTGAGTGTGGGTGGGGGTCGGGGGGGTGTGTgttggtgtgtgtttgtggggggggggggggggggggggggtgaagGGGTATgttggtgtgtgtgtggggggtggggggggggggggggtggaggGGGATGTGTGCTTTCATAGATTACGTTTGAAAGTAGTTGGTGTGACATATACACAGACCTGATAGGATAATATCAGTATACACAATTAGTACATTATCTCGAATTTATAAATTAGTGATGGATCTCATTAAAATGTTGAATGTTCAGAACTTTGATTAAAGCTCAGCAGCGATTTTTTTATATGACGAATACTTTTGTAAAAGAGTGAATATTCTGAAGTTCCCTTCTTTTATGATTAGTATAGAGAGAAGAAAGATGATTCAAGTGTGGTGCTTTACTTCTATAGACAAGCCATGAATGATATTCGCTATGCGGTTCAGTTGATTTTATGcggaactacatgtatatgtctctgATGAATCCCAAATCCATTCTTTCTGTTTGATATTTACAATTCTTTACACCTGTACTGCGAACGCTTGTAGGGACTGGTTGTTAAGCAAATTTTACACACAATCGTAGAACGAAATTTTATTTACGCAAATTTGTGACAAGTATCAACGACAGTTAAACTGCAGTAGGCGGGAATGTGACGACCAATCAAAGAGGTCTGTTGAGTCACGAGGCGGTCCCGATTATCACGTGATCAATCTCGCCGTCACGGTTGGTATTTAATATTAGTTATCCAGGTGAGTTTCACGTTCCTGGTATGCACGTATGGTATACAAGCTTATGTAATAGCGCGTTTGGAACGATGGGGTGTTTACGCTTAGATGAAAAAACTAGATTGGAAATATCGAACTGTCAAAGAAAACGAATGTCCAAACAGCAAACGATGGGAATCCTACGATCTAAAAAGTTACATGTTTCCCGCCAGGTATTGGATTATTGGATAAAACATCACCAATGTGGAAATTTGGATTACACCGAAGAGAAACCCCAGGCTCTCAGAACAATTACGTCAAATGACATCAGGAATATACAAACGTGTCTACAGGAGGATCCCACCAAATCCAGTAAAGAGGTCTACAGACATTTGAAAGAAAATGGGGCGGAAATGAGCCATTCGACATCAAAACGCGCTATAAAAATAGCAGGGTTTACAAACACAACACCCAGATACTGCCAACTTATTCGTCATGTTAATAAAGAAAAAAGGGTGGCTTTTTGCAAGAACTTACTACAATCAGATGAAGACTTTTCAAATGTGATTTTTTCAGATGAATGCACAGTACAACTTCACACGAGCAAATCAACATTTTATAGGCCTATAAATAGTGTTCGATGTTCCCTACCAAAACCAAAACATCCATTGAAAATACACATTTGGGCTGCAATCAGCAAGAGAGGGGCTTCGAGTGTTTTGATCTTTGACGGGATAATGAACGGACAATTTTTCACAGACGCGATTTTAAGGGACACATTATTACCCTTTATTCAACAAAAATTCCCTGATGGTCATCGTTTCCAACAAGACAACGATCCTAAGCACCGTTCCCGTGTAGCTAAAGATTTTATGGAAAGCGAAGATATCAAATGGTGGAACGAGTGGCCTTCTGGTGAGTAAATGAGTAAATGTgaactttttgtttttattctaagTTATTTTTCCCCTTGCTTGCTTGCTTGCTTGCTTgctatctatctatctatctatctatctatctatctatctatctatctatctatctacgTGATTGTCAGTTTAACCTTACCTGAGAAAAGGAACCTGTGATATACAGGACGatcaaaggggggggggggggggcgggttAGTTAAACGTAAAGGGTAAAGGGGTGGAAAATGCCGCGGGTGTGCGTTCGCTCAATCAACGTTAGAAATAACATCTTAGATCTTAGATGATGAATAAACGAAGGGGCTATGGGAAAGGCTCTAACGCAACACGTTATACCTGAAATGATAATTCCATCTGGCAGAAAGAAGTATGTTTTACTGATTCTTGTTTCTTAAAGACCGTGTTTTCTTTTTCTACATTTACGTCTCAGTATTTTctattgaacattttatttgttttcgttttgtttCTATCTACATTTTTTGATGGTCGTTCATAAGATTTATTTTGATCTGTGACTGCCAgattgtttttgtaaaatttttgTAGAGTTTAAgttgaaaataaatgttgacTTGCATGGCTTTACATATAAAAATTTTGCAATATAGTTTGGAATTTTTATGTAATAAAGTAGAATTTGCTTTGTGATCATACTGTATATCGATATATATCTCgatgtaacatacatgtagtttactcaTGTCCGATTTTTATAATCAATCGAATATAATACTCAATCATTTTTTCAGAGAGTGCAGATCTGAACCCCATTGAAATGGTTTGGAACCAGCTGAAACGCTACCTTGCTCGACAGGAGCCAAAAAGTAAAGACGATTTGGTGCACCATGTACATGCTTTCTGGAAAACATATATGACGACCGATCAGTGCAAGGCTTATATCGATCATGTGTACAAGGTGATTCCTGTGTGTATTCTAAATGAAGGGAAAGCAACAGCGGACTTGCCAAGTCAAATATTCAGAGAGCCTTCCCTTGGGAAAAGCATTCGgtatttttatgaaaaactgATGTCGCCAGAATATAAAGATGCGAGACGAAAGGTGTGTGATATGTAAACATACTTTCAAGAGTTTGTTCATGAGTTTGGCAGTTATAAATACTAGTATGCTGTTACAAGATGTATCCTGTGGTATAGTTCACCAAAACTTTGAATTGGATTTTACTTCTTTCTAATAAATGCAAAATTGCATTTTTAACTGAAAAACGTCGCGAGCAATTTTTGTCTGAAAATGATCGTGTTGGTgtatatataagaaatataaatcTAGTAATCAGAGGCATACATTTTTGAACTTTATATGATTACTTTCCTATAATACTAAAACGTTATTTCAGGgacgtacatatatatgatcaTCTCGTTCATATTCACCACATCACCCTCGATCGGTTTTCAATttgaaacgaagggaagtaactcttgtAACTATTGTATCTTGTTCGAGATTTTATCTCGATAGTCTTACATACATGGCGGTTATCATACAGTTATTCACGTGGGCTCGATGAAAATGAACTAACCTGGGCTGTCTTCCTCCTCTTTGGAGCTTGAATCACTGGTAATGGTCGTgctggtggtggtggtggtgatggtgagggtggtggtgatggtgagGGTGGTGGTGATGGAGATCTTGGGGGTTGAACAACATCAGTAACATCCTCATGTGTTTGGCTTATCTGGGTGAAGAGATTATTCATATCTGCTGCATTCCCACTGGCAATAACAAGTGCTGTATCTACCTCGTTGGAATTACCCCATTGTACCTCATATAGGTGTGAAACAAGGACctagaaatcaaacaaaatattgtaaataataagGACCGGAGAAATAAATGATGCATATGTATCAAGATCaatcatgaaatatttgtatatttttgtatgtatattgtttaaatCTGTATCTTTAACAAACAATGTATGATAACATTCCAAAATAGCTCTTGCTTGATACGTATTTGCGATGATTATCATATCAACCGGAAAATTCATATCCATTTTAGCATATTTATTGATGTGacattacattgtacaaacattaaaacattaagaCAAACTGTATTTAATCTGTCTTTGTattcttttcaataaaattcaaatttagACAATCAcgacaaataaaacattttgataacTAATCGCCTACATAACACAGACACTCTGTTTTAGACTCCTCGCCTCTCATTTCACACTTGTAACGAAGCTGGGCCGTTATTAGGTTACTGAACGGTGTGACAATAAGACCGTTTTTACTGATATTTCATTATAGGAAGGTCGTTATGGCGGTAGAGTCGTACTAGTTACTAAGATCTTTAGAACTAAGAATTTACGATAACGTTATGACTGACGCCTGTAATGGCGGAGACTCTTATGACAATGGGGCCGTAATGGAAATACAGGACATTATGATAACAGAGGACATTATGATAACAGGACATTATGATAACAGAGGACATTATGATAACAGAGGACATTATGATAACAGGACATTATGATAACAGAGGACATTATGATAACAGAGGACATTATGATAATAGAGGACATTATGATAATAGAGGACATTATGATAACAGAGGATATTATGATAACAGGACATTATGATAACAGAGGACATTATGATAACAGGACATTATGATAACAGAGGACATTATGATAACAGAGGACATTATGATAACAGAGGACATTATGATAACAGAGGACATTATGATAACAGGACATTATGATAACAGGACATTATGATAACAGAGGACATTATGATAACAGAGGACATTATGATAACAGAGGACATTATGATAATAGAGGACATTATGATAATAGAGGACATTATGATAATAGAGGACATTATGATAACAGGACATTATGATAACAGGACATTATGATAACAGAGGACATTATGATAACAGGACATTATGATAACAGAGGACATTATGATAACAGAGGACATTATGATAACAGAGGATATTATGATAACAGAGGACATTATGATAATAGAGGACATTATGATAACAGAGGACATTATCTGTAGGACCGTTTTGACTAGGGGACTTTATGACTATATGACCGTTTTGACTAggggactttatgactgtaggacCATTTAGACTAggggactttatgactgtaggacCGTTTTGACTAggggactttatgactgtaggacCGTTTTGACTAggggactttatgactgtaggacCGTTTTGACTAggggactttatgactgtaggacCGTTTTGACTAGGGGACTTTATGACTATATGACCATTTTGACTAggggactttatgactgtaggacCGTTTTGACTAggggactttatgactgtaggacCGTTTTGACTAGGGGACTTTATGACTATATGACCATTTTCACTAggggactttatgactgtaggacCATTTAGAGTAagggactttatgactgtaggacCGTTTAGACTAagggactttatgactgtaggacCGTTTTGACTAggggactttatgactgtaggacCGTTTTGACTGGGGaactttatgactgtaggacCATTTTGACTGggggactttatgactgtaggacCGTTTTGACTGggggactttatgactgtaggacCGTTTTGACTAGGGGACTTTATGACTATATGACCATGTTGACTAggggactttatgactgtaggacCGTTTTGACTGGGGaactttatgactgtaggatCGTTTAGACTAagggactttatgactgtaggacCGTTTAGACTAagggactttatgactgtaggacCGTTTTGACTAggggactttatgactgtaggacCGTTTTGACTGGGGaactttatgactgtaggacCATTTTGACTAggggactttatgactgtaggacCATTTTGACTAggggactttatgactgtaggacCGTTTTGACTAggggactttatgactgtaggacCGTTTTGACTAggggactttatgactgtaggacCATTTTGACTAggggactttatgactgtaggacCATTTTGACTAagggactttatgactgtaggacCATTTTGACTATGCATTCACTTTCATTCTATTACTCTACAGATTTCAGATTTTGTTTATCACCCAAGCGCATTAAAATGCGTTACAAGGATTTCCAAATACTATACAATATGTTACTGAAATTAAATTAACACAGACTTATAGACAGAGAATTTTTCTACAATAGCACAAGAAAACATCGTTGcaacaataataaatattttatgtagtcttcaaatttgaaattgtttGTATAGAAATTACGATTAAAAATTGGTTATATGTGAAAATCGTTATGTTTTGCAACATGAATGCATTAGAAACTTTCTTTTATTGATCTAAATTATAGACATACTATCCtttagattttatattttatttttacaatataaacaacacGGCAACAATGATGTAATGCATGTCTTCAAATTCTCAATTATTCTTACAGAAACTCCAATTAGAATCTTTTACAAGGTGAAACTcattacaatagatatatctatatacatggaACTATATTCGTATCATACAAAATCTTTCTCTGTGAATGTATATTGCATATGGTGATAAGccaacttttgaaaaataaaccaTTACACATATTTTCTCTAAACAGCAGAAAATATAAGACAACGAGGGCAACATTAattgtagatacatgtactgtatgcaagacatttcaatattttttttggacatatttctctTTAAAAGCTTGCATAATGTAGAAATATAACGTAATCTTTATACACAAGCAAATGTATTTCTATAAGAGCGACATCAATTTTcgaagaaataaataaattttcttCGTTAATTATGTTCGACATATAGATAAAAGTTCTTGGAttaatacagtaatattgtGGCATTTATTTCGaacaaataattttcatttcaatatgtttaCATATTAATAGATAATGGAACTCGTCTCCAATACTTTCATTGCATAAATGGCAAAACTTCTTAAGATTTGCTCAACCAACCTCCGGTCTCAATTGGAACTTTAAAATTAGGTGTACGGAATTTAGAtgaaagtaatatattaatttCTTTTCGTTTTGTAAGGTAGCCTTCATAACCAAATTGTGATTTGAATAATTGCTAGAGGAATTCTCAATGTTTTAGCCATTGGTACTATTAATAAAACATGcgtacattattttattttatttttttgtctttaacGTATTTTTGCAATGCttatgaaataaaacaagtagTATCTTCATATTTATTCTTGTAGTGTGCGCACTAAGTCTatcttaacatttttttcatcattaataaaattatttttagcgtcatcattttatttcaatattacaagtaattttaaaactaatttatgtttttaaaaacagATAGATTTTATCACAGACGACAGCACGAAATAATTcaggaaaatgaatatataattacctcATCTGTATCTTTAATGAATGCTCGTTTTCTCACTTGGTGCATATCATCACAAACATACTTCACCAAAAAGTGCGTTGGGCGCGTAGCTAGTCGACTGCGTGGCATCTTGGAGTGCAGGTCAGAAACGAATTGAAGTCTGGCCCGTTTGTTTCAAAGTACAGTTACATTCTCCCCTCTCCACGTACCTATATTACTCTATAAACATGTCTCGTTTATGACTTCAATTCGAGAATTTCAATCACCAAATCCGAGACTAACTGGCGTGGATCACCATTGTTTGTTGTTAGTTGGACGCTAATACAAACATTAGAGAGAGAaaacaacatgtcacaattataacTACCGACATTGTCCTTTTGTTAGCCGATATCTGCCATTTTTTGTCAAATAGACAAAGGCCATTTGATCACCATTTATGAAAACAATAGATCAATTAGACTTTTAGAAACGGGATCTCACTAAAATTTCTGGtaatttttacttttattatGTTCGTTTGTTTCGTGGGCCTGTCGgccaatacaatgtatagtaaatTACCAGTTAAGTATCAGTTATTTAGATTTGCAATAATACTAACCAGACAGGTAAAATTATAAGCTACTTGTTAACAATTTTGTATTAGAAgtatcatacaaatgtatataattattcaactttttgattttgtttcagATAATTGTTAAAATCAGGGAGTTTGAATCTAAGTTTCCGATAACACCGAGCCTGATATACTTTTCAACCCGAATCCtgtatttatttgtaaattaaaGTTACTCTATGCTGTACATATTTGATGTATCAGTTATTTTTCACTAAATCGGGTCTCATTAATAATGTTTCATCTTTGATTAAAGACCTTGTATTGCTACATAAAATTATGGCAACTTACAGAAGTCCTCCGCTTCGCAATCTAATTCAGTAATGTGACAGCAACAATAGACATaagtgtacattttgtacaatgAAACTTTGGAAATCCGTGGAGTGAAAGAAAAGACAAATTGCAATTGCAGGAAAATGGAAAGTTTTTGATAAAGTAATtcttatcattttcaaaaatatatatgtattgtaaaataacgaatgatacataatgttagctggtttgatataaatatacatgtatgtcatcgatatatatatatagtttagcAGTTAGTCTGCACATGGACATAGATTAActaaattttcaataaataaataattcctGTTCCTGTTCCCACAGAAGTCGGTAAAAATATCAGTATCTATTTACAGTAAACCTACATAATACTACTAAAACTGATTTTCTAAATTAAACGTGTAGAATTCATAGGTagttttaatatacatgtagtaatcGTTTTAATTACTTAATGCAGATCATATGAATTTCATATAAGCACGACAAATTGTGATTTAAAAGTTCATATTAATGCATTATCATTGAGTTAAACATGTATGTGTCCGTGGtattatgaaacaggtaagtaTGTGTCTATAACGTGTACATACAAAAGTGAAAATGTGTCGCCTTCAACGGCCTCGTTTGAGACCGGCCACGAACAATCGGTCGGCTAACTTGACAAAAATACGCCTGGTCAGTCTAGTGATAGTCTAAATGAAATCAATAACCGCAGGTGTCCGTATGATTAACTATACGTGATTTAGTTACATTTAGCGGAAAGCATGTATGTGTGCATACATAGACGtgcctgtatacatgtacctgttggCATTGAGAGGCCTTTTtggaaaaacaataaaatcaatatcaagACAATCTTTCCTACAGGTAAAtaagtatgtgacattgataatctatatattttaatcattgtataatttaacaaaataacggATAGCATAATCGATAGCTTTTAATAGATTTTAATCCTAattagtgtctcataagccaataATGGCTGgatgtcaatatgtattttattgttcttatgtaaattttttaaacaagtattgtattgacatgtgacactcaaataaaataaaacttgaacttgaacttgctAAATcaaaaatgttggcgttcatAGATACACCCGTTATTTAAGATGTGGATAGTTACCAAGGTAATTGTTTTGAGACGCCTCTGTGACCCCGGCTTGTACGTCTATGGCTTCTTTGGTGTTTACCACGTGACCACGCCGTCAATTCTACGGGGTGTTCTCTGGTTGCCCACATTTTAAAGTTCAAAGAAAAGGATGATAAAGGAAAACAGCGGGAAAGCAATCATAGTCTGTACCATATTGATTTTACCTGTAGTCAATTACCTGTGATACCTGTAGAAAGTGgggaaacatatatatacatgtacatgtatatatacacgtacctCTTACCTCTGTAAAAAACCTTAATGGATAGAATCATTATTGTGATtgtgaaatgtatttaaaaaaacaacgctgtgatatgataaatatatttcttttgatgTATGCAGACGATATGGTCTTATTTGCAGAATCGCAAAATGAATTACAAAGAATGTTAGATGAATTGAAGAAATATAATACGAGTATAAACTAATGTTAAATAcgaaaaagacaaaaataaaaaaaatagttttagcGCTAAAACATATGATTTGGTTTTAGCAGCTAATGTCACCACGTCACAGCATTTGAGAGACGAGCAGGCAACCCCAGTTGTGCTTTGTAAAGTTACTTGACTACTGTGATATCTTTGCTGGCAAATTTTCACAAATATTCAAAACtgcaataaaaatataatataaagatgaagaaaagaaaactaatATGAGACTGAATAgcctgttatatataaaatatcccATATATGACAACGTACCGGTAAGAGGAGTAGGCTAAGCTGATGCCATCTACCGTGGCggccggggttcaattcccAGTGTGTGGATttcttttaaatgtatttattatatatctatacgaAAAACGTACAACAGAGGGTAAATAATTGAAATCTTTTAGTATCTCACTAACATCACCTCATCAACAATGGTATTTGGAATAACACAAACTTCAAGACggaacacacgtacagtaaaaatacatgtatgcattgtattctatacaaaaccttATTGTAATCCCGAGGGACACTCAAATCATTCAAAAAGTAATACATTATTCtgtcatcatgatctacaatagactaaatctcaTCCGTATGAAAACCAGAGTTGGaacctacatgtacaaagtACTTCTACAGCTACAGACCGCCCCCTTTTCAGGATTACCAACGATTAGTTGATTGAAAaagatctatatacatttgtacgatcattgtcagtgaaattatgtAAGGTGCTCTgctataattataatattattaatagTATACGTAGACTAATAATGTTTGCTCcgttttttttttgatgaaaaaaCATAGGCCTGAATTTAGTTCACCGTGActatttataataaatactaaaacttattaaactcttgaaataattaaagttttttttgtttgttttttttttgttttttttgttttttttgtaatagAGTAAGTAACGTGAAgtgattgagatccttgtgGTTTTACTTTTCATtcgtgtgtcgcaagtcatgTCTTCTCTTAAAACAGGAcgtgtatatacaaatatgttttgAGAATTACGTAAACTCAACTTTTGAGTTGGTTAGTATAACCACCAGTTGTGAAATTACcgtccacaagctcgtcataCCTGTCACAGTatcacaggtgtctgtgatttcgGGCGTTCTATCGGTTGTTCTCCTTTCTCCCACATTTTGGgatcaaaataattatatacacacTTGAGAGCAAAGGCACGCCAATTATAAGAATGTGcatgtagatatttatgtaaGAGAGTTTATATCCAAACAATTCTGCCAAAATCTCAACTATTCACACACTATTTACACAACATGGattgaaataaacacaaaacaacttGTCACTATCAACTGCCAGTATTCATGCTTAAAAAACAGAAACCTGTGTTTATAAGCAGGATTAGGCCTACTAGATCGCCATACGGGCTCTGGGAGACTCTCATGCGTGACGTCACGGCCCGGAATCTATACTTATTGATTAGAGTCAGTAAATCACCGGTTTTTACGATATGTATCGATGTAGTTTTTGATAATGCCAAAGGTAACGAATTCAGAGTTAAAAAATCGAAAGTCATTCAGGGTAATCTTTATAGTTATTgtaacatcgtagtgcacttgagttaacatcgtagtgcacttggGTTAACATCGTAGTGCTCTAGAGTCAATAAAtacaaagtatttgatatacaatgcaAAATCTCTTGaacatataaatgtttcattaaaacaaaatttcaaaaatatatatacagggactagtccatgtatattgtatgtgttcaTGATGGtgtgtacattttacttttatttcagatatgtttattacatgtacatgtatataagtacaATACTTGTCACGTATTGGTAAatagaatatacacaaaaactgacaaaatacaggtatcatattacattaattccACCCATAACATCCATGCATTTACACTAAATTAAGATAAGTCATAATTAAGGAAGCATGGAAAATAccagttttgaaattaaaattaaatcgaTCAACATCAAGCAATATTGATTCTGCCTTCATtgaaacatatattgtacattcaACATAAATGTTATAGTTTGTATACCGTCAGGTATATAGTCTTTCCAGACCAGGTAAATCACACAAAATGGGATTATGATTGTTAATTTGTTGAAAGGTGTGAAAACACAGCCGAGGAATCT comes from the Pecten maximus unplaced genomic scaffold, xPecMax1.1, whole genome shotgun sequence genome and includes:
- the LOC117318932 gene encoding uncharacterized protein YnzH-like, whose product is MITEDIMITEDIMITGHYDNRGHYDNRGHYDNRGHYDRHYDNRGHYDNRGHYDNRGYYDNRGHYDNRGHYDNRGHYL